A single Inediibacterium massiliense DNA region contains:
- a CDS encoding RtcB family protein: MNNIIYDVYKNSFKILQGEGNQMIEIKGKYNTAKVYTDKLDTEVISQVMELCSQEFCKDSKIAIMPDTHVGKGCVIGFTADLGDKVIPNIVGVDIGCGMTTVELGRENIDFKLLDEIIHKWIPSGMEVHEGRNIKFPKLQELYCYRDLSHTKRIERSIGTLGGGNHFIELDMDDEENIYLVIHSGSRNLGKQVAELYQNLAIDLCAGKEDYFKQRDSLIAKYKKEGKKKFIQAALKELKVKYDNLLPSYPKDLCFLTKEYRERYLHDMSICQEYAKLNRETMANIILAKLLGKKLNDFSYFHTIHNYINFKDNIIRKGSISAYEGEKVLIPINMRDGSILGVGKGNPDWNYSAPHGAGRLMSRSKAKRAVSLEEYKKSMEGIFTTSVNLATLDEAPMAYKPMEEIIHNIHDTVDIIKVIKPIYNFKAGS; the protein is encoded by the coding sequence TTGAATAATATCATTTATGATGTGTATAAAAATAGTTTTAAAATTTTACAGGGAGAAGGAAATCAAATGATTGAGATAAAAGGAAAATATAATACTGCTAAAGTTTATACGGATAAGCTAGACACTGAGGTTATTTCTCAGGTAATGGAATTATGTAGTCAAGAATTTTGTAAGGATAGTAAGATTGCAATTATGCCAGATACTCACGTAGGTAAAGGTTGTGTAATAGGTTTTACTGCAGATTTAGGAGATAAGGTTATACCGAATATAGTAGGTGTGGATATAGGCTGTGGCATGACAACAGTAGAATTGGGAAGAGAAAATATTGATTTTAAATTGTTAGATGAAATTATTCACAAGTGGATTCCTTCTGGTATGGAGGTTCATGAAGGTAGGAACATAAAATTTCCAAAACTTCAGGAATTATACTGCTATAGGGATTTAAGTCATACAAAGAGAATTGAAAGGAGTATAGGTACATTAGGAGGAGGAAATCACTTTATAGAATTAGACATGGATGATGAAGAAAATATATATCTTGTCATTCATTCTGGAAGCAGAAATTTAGGGAAACAGGTAGCTGAGTTATATCAGAATCTTGCCATTGATTTATGTGCGGGAAAAGAAGATTATTTCAAGCAGAGAGATAGTTTAATTGCGAAGTATAAAAAAGAGGGCAAGAAAAAATTTATTCAAGCTGCATTAAAGGAGCTAAAAGTAAAATATGATAATTTATTACCAAGCTATCCAAAGGATTTATGTTTTCTAACAAAAGAGTATAGAGAGCGTTATCTACATGATATGAGTATTTGTCAGGAATATGCCAAGTTAAATAGAGAAACAATGGCAAATATTATATTGGCAAAGTTATTAGGAAAGAAACTAAATGATTTCAGTTATTTTCATACAATTCATAATTATATAAATTTTAAAGATAACATCATAAGAAAGGGAAGTATTTCTGCTTATGAAGGAGAGAAAGTATTAATTCCCATTAATATGAGAGATGGAAGTATATTAGGTGTTGGCAAAGGTAATCCAGATTGGAATTACTCTGCGCCTCATGGGGCGGGTAGGCTTATGAGCAGAAGTAAAGCTAAGAGAGCTGTATCTCTAGAAGAATATAAAAAGTCTATGGAAGGAATATTCACTACATCTGTAAATCTAGCTACTTTAGATGAAGCACCCATGGCCTATAAGCCTATGGAGGAGATTATTCATAACATACATGATACTGTAGATATTATAAAGGTGATTAAACCTATATATAATTTTAAAGCTGGATCATAA
- a CDS encoding SF0329 family protein, whose translation MAQSWSGIQKKLEQDLLCEKLRGRVRYFITKYRKAHDDESRIAILIDKKEVVRGNIFDFYREADPISDKIRAEQKIPKRLWNGDEILYDNENKELEENVDAICIHKGIIDAYLFIIALNFYLHHSIKESINSTNPLVRLFAILDRRIGKRTLYKLKDKVSDQPEWLKQFYKLRLDVENIRFER comes from the coding sequence ATGGCACAATCATGGAGTGGAATTCAGAAAAAATTAGAACAAGATTTATTATGTGAAAAATTAAGAGGTAGAGTGAGATATTTTATTACCAAATATAGAAAAGCTCATGATGATGAGTCTCGAATAGCCATATTAATAGATAAAAAAGAAGTTGTACGTGGTAATATATTTGATTTTTATAGAGAAGCTGATCCTATTTCAGATAAAATTAGAGCAGAACAAAAAATCCCAAAACGTTTATGGAATGGAGATGAAATACTTTATGATAATGAAAATAAAGAGCTAGAAGAAAATGTTGATGCTATTTGTATTCATAAAGGTATAATTGATGCCTATCTATTCATAATAGCTCTTAATTTTTATCTACACCATTCAATAAAAGAGAGCATAAATTCAACAAATCCTCTTGTGAGATTATTTGCAATACTAGACAGAAGAATTGGTAAAAGAACACTTTATAAGCTTAAAGATAAAGTAAGTGACCAACCTGAGTGGTTAAAACAATTTTATAAATTGAGGCTAGACGTGGAAAATATACGTTTTGAAAGATAA
- the nikA gene encoding nickel ABC transporter substrate-binding protein, protein MKKNITIMLAVMLVFTLMLSGCSSNISQSKENSLKTSGTQKSKELVIGYGIDVEGVNPKDCFETKYYMLSIVYDTLVKYDNGEIKPNLAESWEVNEDKTEYTFKLKEGITFSDGTPFNSEAVKKNLMAIKNVSRYWWLPITKDLKSIDIIDDYQFKLTMTKPSSAVLSNLLQYCPLGMVAPSTIKDLDPVTIEGSIGTGPYKLSDYEANKYYTFVQNEHYWGEKQNWDKVTLKIIPDSDARMLALSSGEIDVIAGSFFLPFDTIKSVSDNDKFTSKTSDTLVDTRNIKINTKSNILKNANVRKAIAHALNKKEIVNSIFSGYEEVYDSWLIKDLPYCDVSLKPYLYDIEKAKKLLDEAGWVQVDGSKYRQKDGKELKVEFGWISDFQTDKDLAFAIKGYLENIGIHVNAQSADLATWSNNFCEGKYDIVIDDMTPIPYQPYISINTLGMEKADGQFISGLPMKEELNKNIKIIGSSGNDEEIASAFEYILTTVHDEAVIIPIASKKEVILYNNNKIKDVKFANLPQMIVPDNIKSK, encoded by the coding sequence ATGAAAAAAAATATCACAATAATGTTAGCAGTAATGCTAGTATTTACACTTATGCTAAGTGGTTGTTCAAGCAATATATCACAAAGTAAAGAAAACTCACTTAAAACTAGTGGGACACAAAAAAGTAAAGAGCTTGTTATAGGATATGGAATTGATGTGGAAGGTGTCAATCCAAAGGACTGTTTTGAAACAAAATATTACATGTTATCTATTGTTTATGATACACTTGTAAAATATGACAATGGGGAAATAAAGCCTAATCTTGCTGAAAGCTGGGAAGTAAACGAAGATAAAACAGAATATACCTTTAAGCTGAAAGAAGGTATTACGTTTAGTGATGGTACGCCATTTAATTCCGAAGCAGTTAAAAAGAATTTAATGGCGATAAAGAATGTATCAAGGTATTGGTGGCTACCTATAACTAAAGATCTAAAGAGTATAGATATTATTGATGATTATCAATTTAAATTAACAATGACTAAACCTTCTTCTGCTGTATTAAGTAATTTATTGCAATATTGTCCGCTTGGAATGGTAGCACCTTCAACAATTAAAGATCTTGATCCTGTAACTATTGAAGGAAGTATAGGAACAGGTCCATACAAACTTTCAGATTATGAAGCCAACAAGTATTATACTTTTGTTCAGAATGAACATTACTGGGGAGAAAAACAAAATTGGGATAAGGTTACGTTAAAAATCATACCAGACAGTGACGCTAGAATGTTAGCTCTTTCTTCTGGAGAGATAGATGTCATAGCAGGATCATTTTTTCTTCCATTTGATACAATAAAGTCAGTATCAGACAATGATAAATTTACATCAAAGACTTCTGATACATTGGTTGATACAAGGAATATTAAAATCAATACAAAATCTAATATATTAAAAAATGCCAATGTGAGAAAGGCTATTGCACACGCTTTAAATAAGAAGGAAATTGTCAACTCTATTTTTTCTGGATACGAAGAGGTTTATGATTCTTGGCTTATTAAAGATTTGCCATATTGTGATGTTTCTTTAAAGCCATACTTATATGATATAGAAAAAGCAAAAAAACTACTTGATGAAGCAGGATGGGTTCAAGTAGATGGTAGTAAATATAGACAAAAGGATGGGAAAGAATTAAAGGTTGAGTTTGGTTGGATATCAGATTTTCAAACAGATAAAGATTTAGCTTTTGCTATAAAAGGATATCTTGAAAATATCGGGATTCATGTAAATGCACAAAGTGCAGATTTGGCCACTTGGAGCAATAATTTCTGTGAAGGAAAATATGATATTGTTATTGATGATATGACTCCTATTCCTTATCAACCATACATTAGTATAAATACTTTAGGTATGGAAAAGGCTGATGGACAATTTATTAGTGGATTGCCTATGAAGGAGGAGCTTAATAAAAATATTAAAATAATAGGGTCTTCAGGAAATGATGAAGAAATAGCAAGTGCTTTTGAATATATATTAACAACAGTACATGATGAAGCAGTAATAATACCTATTGCATCAAAGAAAGAAGTTATTTTGTATAATAACAATAAAATTAAAGATGTTAAATTTGCAAATCTGCCTCAAATGATTGTTCCAGATAATATAAAAAGTAAATAA
- a CDS encoding IS110 family transposase, with product MKLFVGIDVSSEKLDTCFLTSEDQILLEVSLPNNVVGASKIKEHISHFADLIRYDRIIIGMEATSIYSFHPSTFLSEDSELKSLGVEVVVMNPKAIHRFKGLFEEDKTDKIDAYRIADFLRFDRFNTSLIKEEQYMALQRLTRSRYQLIGQLTEMKQHFLENIYYKCNTLTKEIDTSVFGATMMDLVTDSMTLEDIANMSLEDLAAILQEKGRGRFSNPEKLAKSLSKAIRDSYRLGKVMQNSVDVILASYAMMIKTIKKQIKELDKAIQQLFEILPESKSLLSIPGIGPVYAAGIIAEIGQIQRFENESKIAKYAGLYWKRKQSGNFESERTTMTKTGNHYLRYYLIEAANSLMRNEPVYREYYLKKYHEVPKHQHKRALVLTARKFVRMVDVLLRNHQLYTPERSV from the coding sequence ATGAAATTATTTGTTGGTATTGATGTTAGTTCTGAAAAACTTGATACTTGTTTTCTCACCAGTGAAGATCAAATTTTACTAGAAGTTTCTCTACCCAATAATGTTGTTGGTGCTAGTAAAATCAAAGAACATATTAGCCATTTCGCTGATCTAATTCGGTATGATCGTATTATAATCGGTATGGAAGCAACTTCTATTTACAGCTTTCATCCTTCAACTTTCCTATCAGAAGACTCTGAGCTTAAGTCTTTAGGAGTCGAAGTTGTTGTTATGAATCCTAAGGCTATACATCGGTTTAAAGGCCTATTTGAAGAAGATAAAACCGATAAAATAGATGCTTATCGTATTGCTGACTTTCTTCGCTTTGATCGTTTCAATACTTCCTTGATTAAAGAAGAACAATATATGGCTTTACAAAGATTAACTAGATCACGTTACCAGCTCATTGGTCAATTGACTGAAATGAAGCAACATTTTTTAGAAAATATTTATTACAAGTGTAATACCCTCACTAAAGAAATTGATACATCTGTCTTTGGTGCAACCATGATGGACTTAGTAACCGACTCTATGACTCTTGAAGACATCGCCAATATGTCTTTAGAGGATTTAGCTGCTATTTTACAAGAAAAAGGCCGTGGTCGATTTAGCAATCCTGAAAAGCTTGCGAAATCACTTTCAAAAGCCATTAGAGACTCTTATCGACTAGGAAAAGTCATGCAGAATTCAGTCGATGTTATTTTGGCTTCATATGCTATGATGATTAAAACCATAAAAAAACAGATCAAAGAACTTGATAAAGCAATTCAGCAATTATTTGAAATTTTACCTGAATCCAAATCATTGCTTAGCATTCCAGGCATTGGACCTGTTTATGCTGCTGGCATAATAGCCGAAATTGGTCAAATTCAACGCTTCGAAAATGAATCCAAAATTGCCAAATATGCAGGTCTTTACTGGAAGCGAAAACAATCTGGTAATTTTGAATCTGAAAGAACTACAATGACTAAAACGGGAAATCATTACCTTCGCTATTACTTGATTGAAGCTGCCAATTCACTTATGCGAAATGAACCCGTTTATAGAGAATACTATCTCAAGAAATATCATGAAGTTCCTAAGCATCAACATAAAAGAGCTCTCGTCCTTACTGCAAGAAAATTTGTGCGCATGGTGGATGTGCTGCTACGCAATCACCAACTTTATACACCAGAAAGGAGTGTATAA
- a CDS encoding ABC transporter ATP-binding protein, giving the protein MLKVSKIYKNYDHEVLKGISLSLKKGYCYTLVGKSGCGKSTLSRIICGMEKPDKGNVIYNGKDIYSIKKREFKKIQKDVQIVFQDAYSSLNPRWSIYKSIKEPIDNYQKLRKESCKNKINELIKIVGLDTNVLKRRPNELSGGQLKRVCIARAISCDPKLIIFDESVSGLDMETKQGILNLLIDLQKKINSTYLMITHDMEVAQAISDIIFKMENGKISLI; this is encoded by the coding sequence ATGTTAAAAGTATCTAAAATATATAAAAATTATGATCATGAAGTATTAAAAGGAATATCATTAAGCCTAAAAAAAGGATATTGCTATACCCTCGTAGGAAAGAGCGGTTGCGGGAAAAGTACGTTATCCCGAATTATATGTGGAATGGAAAAACCTGATAAGGGAAATGTAATTTACAATGGAAAGGATATCTATTCAATAAAAAAAAGAGAATTTAAAAAAATACAAAAAGATGTACAAATTGTATTTCAAGATGCCTACAGTTCATTAAATCCGAGATGGAGTATATATAAATCCATAAAGGAGCCAATAGATAATTATCAAAAACTACGAAAGGAATCTTGTAAGAATAAAATAAACGAACTAATTAAAATAGTAGGATTGGATACAAATGTACTAAAAAGACGACCAAATGAATTAAGTGGTGGGCAGTTAAAGAGAGTTTGTATTGCAAGGGCTATATCGTGTGATCCTAAACTTATTATTTTTGATGAATCAGTCAGTGGTCTTGATATGGAAACTAAACAAGGAATTTTAAATCTTCTTATAGATTTACAGAAGAAAATAAATAGTACATATTTAATGATAACCCATGACATGGAGGTGGCTCAGGCTATATCAGATATTATATTTAAAATGGAGAATGGTAAAATTAGCCTTATTTAG
- a CDS encoding ABC transporter ATP-binding protein — protein sequence MKILEVKNLNVTLKNGKKLIDNVSFSLEENSVLGIIGESGSGKSTTTKAILKLLNEKTFNFSGKIFLEGQNISTFNEKQMQKVRGKKISVILQNPMTSLNPLVRIGNQMIETLKFHYKINKKNAYDMAFEALSLMEFENIQRVMKSYPYELSGGMLQRVIITIALLLKPKILIADEPTTALDIATRDIIIKEIMELKNKFGISIIYITHENEIIKNISDEIVVLKDGKIIEKGTKEKLVQYPKEQYTKTLLEGKLVFKEKVKIC from the coding sequence ATGAAAATATTGGAAGTGAAAAATTTAAATGTTACACTTAAAAATGGCAAAAAGTTAATAGATAATGTGTCATTTTCATTAGAAGAAAACAGTGTTTTAGGAATAATCGGTGAAAGCGGTAGTGGCAAATCTACTACCACAAAAGCTATACTAAAACTTTTAAATGAGAAAACATTTAATTTTTCGGGCAAAATTTTTTTAGAAGGCCAAAATATTAGTACTTTTAATGAAAAACAAATGCAAAAAGTAAGAGGAAAAAAGATAAGTGTGATTTTACAAAATCCAATGACTTCTTTAAATCCTCTTGTTAGAATAGGAAATCAAATGATAGAAACATTAAAATTTCATTATAAAATAAATAAAAAAAATGCATATGATATGGCATTCGAAGCACTTTCCCTAATGGAATTTGAAAATATACAAAGAGTAATGAAAAGTTATCCGTATGAATTAAGCGGTGGAATGCTTCAAAGAGTGATCATAACAATTGCTTTATTATTAAAACCAAAAATATTAATAGCAGATGAACCTACAACAGCTCTTGATATAGCTACTAGAGATATTATTATAAAAGAAATAATGGAGCTAAAAAACAAATTTGGTATTTCAATTATATATATTACTCATGAAAATGAAATTATAAAAAATATTTCCGATGAAATAGTAGTATTAAAAGACGGAAAAATTATAGAAAAAGGGACAAAAGAAAAATTAGTACAATATCCTAAAGAACAATATACTAAGACATTGTTAGAAGGAAAATTAGTATTCAAGGAAAAGGTAAAAATATGTTAA
- a CDS encoding ABC transporter permease, with protein sequence MVLKKSVNKKIIIGSIMIGIIVIISIFSGILVPNDPNINNLSYRFENFSKEYPFGTDQFGRCILSRLIYGGYNTFSVVFVVMGISALISIIMGIIAGYYGGLLDKILTGLFDIFMSFPPFIYVMALIGVMGGNKMTLISSLVLGSWAFFTRTIRTQVKIENSKLYIQSSKICGSSDFKIITKHILPNIIPNIIVFFSLQISGLILAVSGFSFIGLGLQSDIPEWGNMIAEAREYIFLDMKMMIYPGVCIFFTVFAFNLLAEGIRERYEI encoded by the coding sequence ATGGTTTTAAAGAAGTCTGTAAATAAAAAAATAATTATTGGAAGTATCATGATAGGAATCATTGTTATTATTAGTATTTTTTCAGGAATATTGGTACCTAATGATCCTAATATAAATAACTTAAGCTATCGATTTGAAAACTTCAGTAAAGAATACCCTTTTGGAACAGATCAATTTGGAAGATGTATATTATCAAGACTTATTTATGGTGGATACAATACATTTTCAGTTGTATTCGTAGTTATGGGAATTTCAGCTCTTATTAGTATAATAATGGGTATTATAGCAGGGTATTATGGTGGGCTACTAGATAAAATTCTTACAGGATTATTTGATATATTCATGTCATTTCCTCCGTTTATTTATGTAATGGCGTTAATTGGAGTAATGGGAGGAAATAAAATGACTTTAATATCGTCACTTGTTTTAGGCTCATGGGCATTTTTTACAAGAACCATCAGAACTCAGGTTAAAATTGAAAATAGTAAACTTTATATTCAATCTTCTAAAATATGTGGTTCATCTGATTTTAAGATTATAACAAAACATATATTGCCTAATATTATCCCCAATATAATAGTGTTTTTTAGTCTTCAAATAAGTGGATTAATATTAGCTGTCTCTGGATTTTCTTTTATAGGATTAGGACTACAAAGTGATATTCCAGAATGGGGGAATATGATAGCAGAAGCTAGGGAATATATTTTTTTAGATATGAAGATGATGATTTATCCAGGAGTATGTATCTTTTTTACAGTGTTTGCATTTAACCTGTTAGCTGAAGGGATAAGAGAACGATATGAAATATAA
- a CDS encoding ABC transporter permease: protein MIKYILKKVISKIFILFIVTIMVFILANISQVDPAESYARRTSVLVTDQQIEEVREELGLNDPIIIQYKNWLNNIIHYDFGKSLITGNKISDDIKPIIGPTFLLVITATIFALIVGIFIGAFCAIYKDGVFDRIIRFITLFGISVPGFWIGFLLVCLFAIKLNVIPVVSKINFKCLILPSITMAIGPASQYIRLIRNNILDNMNKDYVLYSRARGLPKRIVIYKHVLKNAIQPLIPIFFQNFANFIISSAIVESVFTWPGMGLYMIRAVICRDFKVVAFYVLLSAVIFSICSVISDVVNVKLNKQLMKDKG, encoded by the coding sequence TTGATTAAATATATATTAAAAAAGGTTATCAGCAAAATATTTATATTATTCATAGTAACTATAATGGTATTTATTTTAGCAAATATATCCCAAGTTGATCCTGCTGAAAGTTATGCAAGAAGAACTAGTGTATTAGTGACAGATCAGCAAATTGAAGAAGTGAGAGAAGAATTAGGGCTAAATGATCCTATAATCATACAATATAAAAATTGGTTAAACAATATAATACATTATGATTTTGGAAAATCTCTTATTACAGGTAATAAGATATCTGATGATATAAAACCTATTATAGGACCAACCTTTTTACTTGTAATAACAGCTACTATATTTGCTTTAATAGTAGGTATTTTCATAGGAGCATTTTGTGCCATATATAAAGATGGAGTGTTTGATAGGATAATACGTTTTATAACATTATTCGGAATATCTGTACCTGGTTTTTGGATAGGGTTTTTATTAGTATGCTTATTTGCTATAAAGTTAAATGTAATACCCGTTGTTAGCAAGATAAATTTCAAATGTTTAATATTACCTTCTATAACAATGGCTATTGGGCCTGCAAGTCAATATATAAGATTAATAAGGAATAATATTTTAGATAATATGAATAAAGACTATGTACTTTATTCTAGAGCGAGAGGGTTGCCTAAAAGAATAGTTATATATAAACATGTTCTTAAAAATGCAATTCAACCTTTAATTCCTATATTTTTTCAAAATTTTGCTAATTTCATTATAAGTTCTGCCATTGTTGAGTCTGTTTTTACATGGCCAGGTATGGGATTATATATGATAAGGGCAGTGATATGTCGCGATTTTAAGGTGGTAGCTTTTTATGTTTTATTGTCAGCAGTAATTTTTAGTATTTGCAGCGTTATTTCAGATGTAGTGAATGTTAAGCTTAATAAGCAACTGATGAAAGATAAAGGGTAA
- a CDS encoding helix-turn-helix domain-containing protein translates to MNDIKKESFISKLTKEEKTIKDKTVYQILPEYGKGKIITYKIVPGMYLTWSDFILEDVIQKKTNGKCLNSFIEIDYCLDGEYIWKIKDNHSGNITGGESLHYGGNSIFAKIDFKGKKYQSINIFCYLNELKNSVEQIYGVSKDRIESYYEKLFQQEKYLIAKNQHKTMCILNEIYKLIKYDYVDLIKVKAIELFLMEIYGYNNYETQEKRYYTKVQMDKVKRIKNIIEDNYNKKLTIKDLSRMANINTTDLKRCFKDMFGHSIYAYKRKYRMKKAIQLLLETDYKIYEIVHIIGYNDAGQFAKMFKEIQGMTPTEYRENIKNYV, encoded by the coding sequence ATGAATGATATAAAAAAGGAATCTTTTATTAGTAAGCTTACAAAGGAAGAAAAAACTATCAAAGATAAGACTGTATATCAGATACTACCTGAATATGGGAAAGGGAAAATCATTACGTATAAAATTGTACCAGGAATGTATTTGACCTGGAGTGATTTTATATTAGAAGATGTAATCCAAAAGAAAACAAATGGCAAATGTTTGAATTCTTTTATTGAAATAGATTATTGCTTAGATGGCGAATATATATGGAAAATAAAAGACAATCATTCAGGAAATATAACTGGAGGAGAAAGTTTACACTATGGAGGAAATAGTATATTTGCGAAAATTGATTTTAAAGGAAAAAAATATCAAAGCATTAATATATTTTGCTATTTAAATGAACTTAAGAATTCAGTAGAGCAAATATATGGAGTTTCAAAAGATAGAATAGAGAGTTATTATGAGAAACTTTTTCAGCAAGAAAAATATTTAATAGCAAAAAATCAACATAAGACCATGTGTATATTAAATGAAATATACAAACTTATAAAATATGATTATGTAGATTTAATTAAGGTTAAAGCCATTGAACTTTTCCTTATGGAGATTTATGGATATAACAATTATGAAACACAGGAAAAAAGATATTATACAAAAGTACAAATGGATAAAGTTAAAAGAATAAAAAATATAATTGAAGATAATTACAATAAAAAGCTGACCATAAAAGATTTGTCAAGAATGGCGAATATAAATACAACAGATTTAAAAAGGTGTTTTAAAGATATGTTTGGACATTCCATATACGCATATAAAAGAAAATATAGAATGAAAAAGGCGATACAATTACTTCTTGAAACAGATTATAAGATTTATGAAATTGTTCACATAATAGGATATAATGATGCGGGACAATTTGCAAAAATGTTTAAGGAAATTCAAGGTATGACACCAACTGAATATAGAGAGAATATAAAAAATTATGTATAG
- a CDS encoding ABC transporter ATP-binding protein has translation MINFKNVSFTYKGKEEPSIKNINLTIKEGQCIVLCGRSGCGKTSNTRLLNGLIPDFYPGDLSGVVEIDGKLISNLPIYKISEKVGSVFQNPNTQFFNTDTDSEIAFGIENLSVSEEKLRPIVDKVFYDFKIEKLRNRSIFELSGGEKQKIAFASIYAMNPDIYVLDEPSSNLDSDAINDLKAILTFLKSKGKTIIITEHRLYYLKDLADNICYIEKGEIKSIYSPENFLKLSVKERENKGLRALDLSKIEPIKKEQLEKNNYLTIKNMILRYGKKQIIKKGFDITASKGECIGIIGHNGAGKTTFSKALCGLHKDYDGKIIINDKELTDKQRLKKCYLVMQDVNYQLFAEKVEEECCFGIKNFNREEVFQVLKSLGLYEYKDHHPNTLSGGQKQRLAVATSIVSKRKILIFDEPTSGLDYDSMIRVSKLIDELRKNGKVIFLVTHDYEFICKTCTRILHFDKGTLMEDYFLSDEEGKGKLKKFFIQQ, from the coding sequence GTGATTAATTTTAAAAATGTTTCATTTACGTATAAAGGAAAGGAAGAACCTTCTATAAAAAATATTAATCTTACAATAAAGGAAGGCCAATGTATAGTTTTATGTGGAAGAAGTGGTTGTGGAAAAACAAGTAATACACGTCTTTTAAATGGCCTTATACCAGATTTTTATCCAGGAGATTTAAGTGGAGTTGTAGAGATTGATGGTAAATTAATTTCAAATCTTCCAATTTATAAAATATCAGAAAAAGTAGGGTCTGTATTTCAAAATCCTAATACTCAATTTTTTAATACAGATACAGATAGTGAAATTGCTTTTGGTATTGAAAATCTTTCGGTTTCAGAAGAAAAATTAAGACCAATTGTAGATAAGGTATTTTATGATTTTAAAATAGAAAAATTAAGAAATAGAAGTATTTTTGAGTTATCAGGAGGAGAAAAGCAAAAAATAGCCTTTGCTTCTATTTATGCTATGAATCCAGATATTTATGTTTTAGATGAACCATCTTCTAATCTAGATAGTGATGCAATTAATGATTTAAAAGCCATATTAACCTTTTTAAAAAGTAAAGGAAAAACAATTATTATAACAGAGCATCGATTATATTATTTAAAGGATTTAGCAGATAATATTTGTTATATAGAAAAGGGAGAAATAAAGTCTATATATTCTCCGGAAAATTTTTTAAAACTTTCTGTTAAAGAAAGAGAAAATAAAGGATTAAGAGCATTAGATCTAAGCAAAATTGAACCAATAAAAAAAGAACAATTAGAAAAAAATAACTATTTAACAATAAAAAATATGATTTTAAGATATGGGAAAAAACAGATTATTAAAAAAGGTTTTGATATAACTGCATCTAAAGGTGAATGTATAGGTATTATAGGTCATAATGGAGCAGGAAAAACAACATTTTCAAAAGCTTTATGTGGATTACACAAAGACTATGATGGGAAAATTATTATAAATGATAAAGAACTTACAGATAAACAGCGTCTAAAAAAGTGTTATTTAGTTATGCAGGATGTTAATTATCAGCTTTTTGCAGAAAAAGTTGAAGAAGAATGTTGTTTTGGAATAAAAAATTTTAATAGAGAAGAAGTGTTTCAAGTACTTAAATCTTTAGGACTTTATGAATATAAAGATCATCATCCAAACACCTTGTCAGGAGGTCAAAAACAAAGGCTTGCTGTTGCAACAAGTATTGTAAGTAAAAGAAAAATTTTAATATTTGATGAACCAACAAGTGGATTAGACTATGATAGTATGATTAGAGTTTCAAAACTTATAGATGAACTGAGAAAAAACGGAAAAGTTATATTTTTAGTTACTCATGATTATGAATTTATTTGTAAGACTTGTACTAGAATATTGCATTTCGATAAAGGTACATTAATGGAGGACTATTTTTTATCAGATGAAGAAGGAAAAGGTAAATTAAAAAAATTTTTTATTCAACAATAG